The proteins below come from a single Fastidiosipila sanguinis genomic window:
- the recO gene encoding DNA repair protein RecO — translation MANVKVKGIIIKMTNFQDYDKYISILTQDLGLISVYCKGIRRPKNRLNSFCQLFSFNEFELFYNKERYSLDDAASIQTFKSIQKDIYLLTASSEIAEIMLDNLPQGDRFIDNFNFYEFMLRCLYEFDKNTKDPRLISNVAEFKLCCELGYKPMLDKCFYCEDHLGKDDDKVFIDIENARLYCERHARDITTNKISNSCYRISPALLAALRYMVNAESNKVFSFNIGEKVLQELSIFTKHYLSEHFTKNYDKLAKLDMFF, via the coding sequence ATGGCTAATGTCAAAGTTAAAGGTATTATAATCAAAATGACTAATTTCCAAGACTATGATAAATATATCAGTATTTTAACTCAAGATTTGGGTCTGATTTCAGTGTACTGCAAAGGTATTAGACGTCCCAAAAATAGACTTAATAGTTTCTGTCAGCTGTTTAGTTTTAATGAATTTGAGCTTTTTTACAATAAAGAACGCTATAGTTTAGATGATGCAGCAAGCATACAGACCTTCAAATCCATTCAAAAAGATATTTATCTATTAACAGCGAGTTCTGAAATTGCGGAGATAATGCTCGATAACTTACCTCAAGGGGATAGGTTTATAGATAATTTTAATTTTTACGAGTTTATGTTACGTTGCCTTTATGAGTTTGATAAGAATACAAAGGATCCAAGACTAATCAGTAATGTAGCTGAATTTAAGTTATGCTGTGAGTTAGGATATAAGCCAATGCTGGATAAATGCTTCTACTGTGAAGACCATTTGGGCAAGGATGATGATAAAGTTTTTATTGATATTGAGAATGCAAGACTATATTGTGAACGTCATGCACGTGATATAACAACAAACAAAATAAGCAATTCCTGTTACAGAATAAGCCCTGCACTTTTGGCAGCACTTAGATATATGGTAAATGCAGAAAGTAATAAAGTTTTTTCCTTTAATATTGGAGAGAAAGTATTACAAGAATTAAGTATTTTTACTAAGCATTATTTATCAGAACACTTTACCAAAAATTACGATAAATTAGCAAAATTAGATATGTTTTTCTAG
- the prfB gene encoding peptide chain release factor 2: protein MTDYTYIKSELKDYEDKLESLEKALHIDTKASRLEELKQISQEPNFWTDQERAIEIQSDIKQMETGIESFNNLKAQYEDLFVLIELGEESGDSTLDEELMDQIAEFKKLYEQLFMETLFTEAYDENNAYLSLQAGAGGTEAMDWVEMLLRMYQRYAEQNNFVFTINDILLGEEAGIKSVDFSIEGKYAYGYLRSEMGVHRLVRISPFDSSGRRHTSFASLEVVPEIDDKIEIEINQDDLRIDTYRASGAGGQHVNKTSSAVRITHLPTGIVTASQAERSQHQNKDVAMRQLKSKLVALAQKLNKEKIDDLKGEQLDIAWGSQIRSYVFQPYTMVKDHRTNYETGDVDAVMDGDIQGFILAFLSSEKE from the coding sequence ATGACAGATTACACTTATATAAAAAGTGAATTGAAAGATTATGAAGATAAATTAGAGAGTTTGGAAAAAGCTCTCCATATTGATACTAAAGCATCAAGATTGGAAGAATTAAAACAAATTTCTCAAGAACCTAATTTTTGGACTGATCAAGAAAGAGCAATTGAGATTCAAAGTGATATTAAACAAATGGAAACTGGAATAGAAAGCTTTAATAATTTAAAAGCTCAATACGAAGACTTGTTTGTTCTAATTGAATTAGGTGAAGAATCTGGTGATAGTACTCTTGATGAGGAGTTAATGGATCAAATTGCAGAATTCAAAAAATTATATGAGCAATTATTCATGGAAACCTTATTTACTGAAGCTTATGATGAGAATAATGCATACTTAAGCTTACAAGCTGGAGCTGGTGGTACAGAAGCAATGGACTGGGTAGAAATGCTTTTGCGTATGTATCAACGTTATGCAGAACAAAATAATTTCGTATTCACAATTAATGATATTTTGCTAGGGGAAGAGGCAGGAATTAAAAGTGTAGATTTCTCAATAGAAGGTAAATATGCTTATGGATATTTGCGTTCTGAAATGGGAGTGCATCGTTTAGTTAGAATTAGTCCTTTTGATTCTTCCGGACGTAGGCATACATCTTTTGCTTCATTGGAAGTAGTGCCAGAAATAGATGACAAAATTGAAATAGAAATAAATCAAGATGATTTAAGGATAGATACCTATAGAGCTTCAGGAGCTGGAGGACAACATGTTAACAAAACCTCATCAGCGGTTAGAATTACTCACTTGCCAACAGGTATTGTTACAGCCAGTCAGGCGGAGCGATCTCAACACCAAAATAAAGATGTTGCTATGCGACAACTAAAATCTAAATTGGTGGCTTTAGCTCAAAAATTGAATAAAGAAAAAATTGATGATCTGAAAGGTGAACAACTTGATATTGCTTGGGGAAGTCAGATAAGATCCTATGTTTTTCAACCTTATACAATGGTAAAAGATCATAGAACAAATTATGAGACTGGTGATGTAGATGCAGTAATGGACGGAGATATTCAAGGGTTTATATTAGCATTTTTATCAAGTGAAAAAGAATAA
- a CDS encoding M1 family metallopeptidase: protein MKTVEHLINNLVPSHYDLFFDIDRKSKTFSGKTRIQANAKSESFKLHQKDLHISEVRINGKAVSFEIDNENDHIIIAANQTGEITIELDYSGNITDNMDGIYPCYYTHDGQKKELVATQFESHFARQAFPCVDEPIAKATFDLKLKFDQKDGEIALANMPEAKVGQGSETGIWEFMTTPRMSTYILAFALGDLQSISTETNSGTKVAVYSTKAHELEHLNFALDIAKRAIEFFEDYYGFPYPLPQSLHVALPDFSAGAMENWGLVTYREMYLIANENTSLQHRQGIALTISHELAHMWFGNLVTMNWWDNLWLNESFANMMEYVCVNALEPSWNIFESFQSSDVPAALNRDATDGVQSVQTEVKHPDEVNTIFDAAIVYAKGSRLLQMLRYALGDEIFAKGLNKYFNEHQYQNTSGEDLWSALSSVSGKDISEFMNSWLTQPGYPVVSAELDGDAIKLDQEQFFIGPHQDRNRLYQIPLNSTWEDINFTYTDKGTEISSYSELREKYGKPFRLNFNNMAHYITNYDDNLLKDILDNFKSYDKINKYQLVQEQLLLAQGQRIPYANLIKFVQKLSDEQAYMLVGLNNRILRGLELFVDAEDDSEANLKALALLSNINNFNRLGFLPKENDSFDDEIVREIAISNMLFAEYKPAVTEAHKLFTDNKNNLEELPASIRFFVLRTEVKHFESEDLISELLKLYENSSNVAFKDDIKSALAFTEDQNNLKKIIGTWKNKDIVKPQDLASWYSSFLRKDFCQEDVWNWARDNWEWLKVALGGDMSFDSFVRIPGYVFQTEERLQEFNDFFESELDNFAIKRNIEMSAKQIEARIDLIKANKQEVKSALKDFAEE from the coding sequence ATGAAAACCGTTGAACATTTAATAAATAACCTGGTCCCTTCTCATTATGATTTGTTTTTTGATATCGATCGTAAAAGCAAAACATTCTCTGGTAAAACTAGGATTCAAGCTAATGCTAAGTCAGAATCATTCAAACTTCACCAAAAAGATTTACATATCTCAGAAGTAAGAATAAATGGTAAGGCAGTTAGTTTTGAAATAGATAACGAAAATGATCACATTATAATCGCTGCTAATCAAACCGGCGAAATTACTATTGAGCTAGATTACAGTGGTAATATCACAGATAACATGGATGGTATTTATCCTTGTTATTATACACATGATGGCCAAAAGAAAGAATTAGTTGCAACTCAGTTTGAAAGTCACTTTGCCAGACAGGCTTTCCCTTGTGTAGATGAACCTATTGCTAAGGCTACATTTGATTTAAAACTTAAATTTGACCAAAAAGATGGAGAAATTGCTCTAGCAAACATGCCAGAAGCTAAAGTTGGTCAAGGGTCTGAAACTGGTATTTGGGAATTTATGACTACACCAAGAATGTCTACTTATATTTTAGCTTTCGCATTAGGTGATCTCCAGTCAATATCAACTGAAACAAATAGTGGTACAAAAGTTGCTGTTTACTCAACAAAAGCACATGAACTAGAACATCTTAATTTTGCATTAGATATAGCCAAAAGAGCTATAGAGTTTTTTGAAGACTACTACGGCTTCCCTTATCCTCTCCCACAATCATTGCACGTTGCCTTGCCTGACTTCTCAGCAGGTGCAATGGAAAACTGGGGTCTTGTTACCTACCGTGAGATGTACTTAATAGCAAACGAAAATACTAGTTTACAACATAGACAAGGAATTGCCTTAACAATTTCACACGAATTAGCTCACATGTGGTTTGGAAACCTTGTAACTATGAACTGGTGGGATAATCTTTGGCTAAATGAAAGCTTTGCTAATATGATGGAATACGTCTGTGTAAACGCTTTAGAACCAAGTTGGAATATTTTCGAATCATTCCAAAGCAGTGACGTTCCTGCTGCACTAAATAGAGATGCAACTGATGGAGTACAATCTGTACAAACTGAAGTCAAACACCCTGATGAAGTAAATACAATTTTTGATGCTGCTATTGTTTACGCTAAAGGTAGCCGTTTATTACAAATGCTTCGTTACGCTCTAGGTGATGAAATCTTCGCCAAAGGACTGAATAAGTACTTTAATGAACATCAATACCAAAATACTAGTGGTGAAGATTTGTGGTCTGCCCTCTCCTCTGTTTCAGGCAAAGATATTAGTGAATTTATGAATTCTTGGTTGACTCAACCTGGATATCCTGTTGTTAGTGCAGAGCTTGATGGAGATGCAATTAAACTAGATCAAGAACAATTCTTTATTGGCCCTCATCAAGATAGAAACAGGCTATATCAAATTCCACTAAACAGTACTTGGGAAGATATTAACTTTACTTATACCGATAAAGGAACTGAGATAAGCTCCTACTCCGAATTAAGAGAAAAATACGGTAAACCTTTCAGACTTAATTTTAATAACATGGCTCACTACATCACTAATTATGATGATAATTTGTTAAAAGATATTTTAGACAATTTCAAGAGCTACGATAAAATTAATAAATATCAGCTAGTGCAAGAGCAATTATTATTAGCTCAAGGTCAACGCATACCTTATGCCAATCTAATTAAATTTGTTCAGAAACTTAGTGATGAGCAAGCTTACATGTTGGTTGGACTAAACAATAGAATTTTAAGAGGTTTAGAATTATTTGTTGATGCTGAGGATGATAGCGAAGCTAACTTGAAAGCTTTGGCACTACTTTCAAATATAAACAATTTCAATCGCCTAGGCTTCTTACCAAAAGAAAATGATAGCTTCGATGATGAAATTGTCAGAGAAATAGCAATAAGTAATATGCTTTTCGCAGAATATAAACCTGCAGTTACTGAGGCACATAAACTTTTCACAGATAATAAAAACAATCTGGAAGAGCTTCCTGCATCAATACGTTTCTTCGTTCTTAGAACTGAAGTCAAACATTTTGAATCTGAAGACTTAATTAGCGAATTATTGAAACTTTATGAAAACAGTAGCAATGTAGCATTTAAGGATGACATTAAATCAGCTTTAGCATTCACAGAAGATCAGAATAATCTCAAAAAGATTATTGGTACTTGGAAGAACAAAGATATTGTTAAACCTCAAGATCTAGCTTCATGGTACTCTTCATTCTTACGTAAAGACTTCTGCCAAGAAGATGTTTGGAACTGGGCTCGTGACAACTGGGAATGGCTAAAAGTCGCACTCGGCGGTGATATGAGTTTTGATAGTTTTGTAAGAATCCCTGGATATGTATTCCAGACTGAAGAAAGATTACAAGAATTCAACGATTTCTTCGAAAGTGAATTAGATAATTTTGCAATTAAGAGAAATATTGAAATGTCCGCAAAACAAATTGAAGCTAGAATTGATTTGATTAAAGCTAATAAACAAGAGGTTAAATCCGCCCTCAAAGATTTTGCTGAAGAATAG
- the era gene encoding GTPase Era → MIIELNKQIDNYDIDFIFPYIEKALTYAQKKVIAENYNKLELENILPENITVEDFDFYLNVSFVDEETIRTLNRENRNIDSVTDVLSFPTLDMELGKFSDLAEYDFTPTFDYEETDFDEELDEPSQDKDYILNLGDVIICVERAIEQAEEYGHSLTREMTFLALHGLLHVMGYDHEESRSTEELMFRLQDEILNEVNITRDIRDEKKIELQSNCSPSNELISELESHVNEVETEEAFNPNFKTGYIAILGRPNAGKSTLLNNLSGNVLAITSPKAKTTRHNIKTVLDDGESQMIFIDTPGIQRANNKLERYMASSAWGALEIADVVLLLVDPRRGGITEVEQTACKKAEELGLPLILVLSKTDIANKEKMLPLIKEYTDRFNFVDVVPISSNKNDNIDVLLEVIKEHLPVQDRIYTEDAYTDQSEKALAAEYIREEILHLLYQEVPHDVAVNIDKFTEKNNYEGERSLVIVEATILVNKASQKGVILGKSGRMLKRIGSNVRKKLEDLYEAKVYLELFVRVQKNWKNADNVLRDLGYTEGGNGPAEVDIIQ, encoded by the coding sequence ATGATAATAGAATTAAACAAGCAAATAGATAATTATGATATTGATTTCATTTTTCCGTATATTGAAAAAGCTTTAACATATGCTCAAAAAAAGGTTATAGCAGAAAACTATAATAAATTAGAATTAGAAAATATCTTACCTGAAAATATAACAGTTGAAGATTTTGATTTTTATCTAAATGTTAGTTTCGTAGATGAGGAGACTATAAGGACTCTAAATAGAGAAAATAGGAATATAGATAGTGTTACAGATGTTTTATCATTTCCTACACTTGATATGGAACTGGGTAAATTTTCAGATTTGGCAGAGTATGATTTTACCCCAACTTTCGATTATGAGGAAACTGATTTCGATGAGGAATTAGATGAACCAAGCCAAGATAAAGATTATATTTTAAATCTTGGTGATGTAATTATTTGTGTTGAAAGAGCCATTGAACAAGCTGAAGAATATGGACATTCTCTTACTAGAGAAATGACCTTCTTAGCTCTGCATGGTTTGTTGCACGTTATGGGCTATGATCATGAAGAATCTAGAAGTACCGAAGAATTAATGTTCAGGCTTCAGGATGAAATCTTAAATGAAGTGAATATTACTAGAGACATACGAGATGAGAAAAAGATTGAATTACAAAGTAATTGCTCTCCTTCAAATGAATTAATTTCTGAGTTAGAGTCACATGTTAATGAAGTAGAAACAGAAGAAGCTTTTAACCCAAATTTTAAAACTGGATATATAGCAATTTTAGGTAGACCCAATGCGGGTAAATCAACTTTGCTGAATAATCTCTCTGGAAATGTTTTGGCCATTACTTCACCAAAGGCGAAAACTACAAGACACAATATCAAGACTGTTTTGGATGATGGTGAGAGTCAGATGATTTTCATTGATACTCCAGGTATTCAGAGAGCAAATAATAAACTTGAGCGTTATATGGCAAGTTCTGCTTGGGGAGCTCTAGAGATTGCTGATGTAGTACTTCTACTTGTAGATCCTCGAAGAGGCGGTATCACAGAGGTTGAGCAAACAGCTTGTAAGAAAGCTGAAGAATTAGGCTTGCCATTGATATTAGTTTTAAGTAAGACAGACATAGCTAACAAAGAGAAAATGCTTCCTCTAATCAAAGAGTACACAGACAGATTTAACTTCGTGGATGTAGTTCCTATATCGTCAAATAAAAATGATAATATTGATGTACTATTGGAAGTTATAAAAGAGCATTTACCAGTACAAGATAGAATATATACAGAAGATGCATATACTGATCAATCTGAAAAAGCTTTGGCAGCTGAATATATACGTGAAGAGATTTTGCATTTGCTTTATCAAGAAGTTCCTCATGATGTCGCTGTAAATATTGATAAATTTACCGAGAAAAATAATTACGAAGGAGAGAGAAGCCTGGTAATAGTAGAAGCTACAATCCTTGTAAATAAAGCAAGTCAAAAAGGTGTTATTTTGGGTAAATCTGGTCGTATGCTTAAGAGAATCGGTAGCAATGTTAGGAAAAAACTTGAAGATCTTTATGAAGCTAAAGTCTATCTTGAATTATTCGTTCGAGTCCAGAAAAATTGGAAGAATGCAGACAATGTTCTAAGAGATCTTGGATATACTGAAGGTGGAAATGGACCAGCTGAAGTAGACATTATTCAGTAG
- the nadD gene encoding nicotinate (nicotinamide) nucleotide adenylyltransferase: MAIAIFGGTFDPIHIAHENIVKEASKLNEIRKVIVIPAGNPPHKTDKWVSFASYRLQMTEIALAGLKIVKVSRYEIKRKNKSYTLKTIKHFKKKYNDEKIYLIIGGDSFFSFEKWYKFEDILKIATLLVVERPGEDGNLNKHKKYLENKYSANVEFLKMETQDISSTELREKLLKKDYDLEGINPKVLNYIKQNKIYRKKRDLNKIFSAEQIKELREYERILFSLLSTYRVGHCVNVMYKAIDIAEIMGEDLFTAAVAGLLHDSAKEIKPSDYQDFLDKADASYVEIDKITHGPLAAYLLEPMFGINDENIYNSIYYHSTLRGDLSNLDAIVYLADKTEPARKYNGVKKIRKLIKKNDIKEALLLSLKLNADNLANNRQKAHKNSVAAYKTIKNM, encoded by the coding sequence ATGGCAATTGCAATATTTGGTGGAACTTTTGATCCAATTCACATAGCACATGAAAATATAGTAAAAGAAGCAAGTAAACTTAATGAAATAAGAAAAGTTATAGTTATCCCAGCCGGGAACCCACCACACAAAACAGATAAATGGGTATCTTTTGCTAGTTATAGATTGCAAATGACAGAAATCGCACTTGCAGGTTTAAAAATAGTAAAAGTTTCTCGATATGAAATAAAAAGAAAAAATAAGTCCTATACTTTAAAAACCATAAAACATTTTAAGAAAAAGTATAATGATGAAAAAATATACTTGATAATTGGTGGAGATTCATTTTTTTCTTTTGAAAAATGGTATAAATTTGAAGACATTTTGAAAATTGCTACACTATTAGTGGTAGAGCGACCAGGAGAAGATGGTAATCTAAACAAGCACAAAAAATATCTTGAGAACAAGTATTCTGCTAACGTAGAGTTTTTGAAGATGGAGACACAAGATATATCAAGTACTGAGTTGAGAGAAAAGTTGCTAAAAAAGGATTATGATCTAGAAGGAATCAACCCAAAGGTTTTAAACTATATAAAGCAAAATAAAATTTATAGAAAGAAAAGAGACCTCAATAAAATTTTCTCTGCTGAACAAATAAAAGAACTTAGAGAATATGAAAGAATTTTATTCTCATTACTTTCAACGTATAGAGTTGGTCACTGTGTTAATGTAATGTACAAAGCTATAGATATTGCTGAAATAATGGGAGAAGATCTGTTTACTGCTGCTGTTGCAGGATTATTACATGACTCAGCAAAAGAAATTAAACCTAGTGACTATCAAGATTTCCTTGACAAAGCTGATGCATCATATGTTGAAATTGATAAGATTACTCATGGTCCTTTGGCAGCATACCTATTAGAGCCAATGTTTGGCATTAATGATGAAAATATATATAATTCTATTTATTATCATTCAACATTAAGAGGTGATCTGAGTAATTTAGATGCAATTGTATATTTAGCGGATAAAACAGAACCTGCAAGAAAATATAATGGTGTAAAAAAAATACGAAAATTAATAAAGAAGAATGATATTAAAGAGGCGCTACTACTTAGTCTAAAATTGAATGCTGATAACTTAGCAAATAATCGCCAAAAAGCTCACAAAAATTCAGTAGCTGCCTATAAAACAATAAAAAACATGTAG
- a CDS encoding ATP-dependent DNA helicase → MANISAKSENNIIHVAARTLVETLYRSGSINQINYSSLSAREGSRTHQAFANKIKAEFRNYDITSELKLDSIYEFSKISSNEDSSVFVPKQNSFSIDALEVSGRADLLLQPIKDENNISFFNFEENPEEDFIIEVKTVNRPLNEIPYEGEKIHWLQSKIYTYMYWSNKLKTGQEIPDSIPYALAYVSVETLECDFKFKYTSWDDLESWFVETCNKYMNMALSIKERENRRDLSIENMEFPYTQIRSGQEDFMDEVYRNIQTITPLIAQAPTGTGKTISALFPAIKQLANHKFEHIFYLTAKTSTRVAAENAIEDLRQNSGLFLRSITLMAKEQICPYHKDSTDCPYSLNYYDNLPGALEDLWPIQDINAEIIKKVSEKHKVCAFELSLDVSLHCDVIICDYNHVFNPRIQLERYFSKQGQPQIVLVDEAHNLIDRSRDMYSATLDKEDFNYVKTLLPNENMRLYSYNDYIISYLNKLEHAISEGKDGFDELEVNLNNAERTQDIRVVQAENFRATNSKLRNLNEALLAWVQHARNFLEDIIDPKAHRKLVEIIGEVKFFIRITDEFWSDAYVACARKFKNNVYLKLICLDTSAEISKTYINKHAAIFFSATLTPIEYFAYNFCGNERDNRPNTLSLYSPFPPENLEVFIADYAKTTYKERKTSAAQIAKSLALSILLKGGQQFVYFPSFAYIDLVVPLLKKILNGRNIIWVEQERNMSQKERQKFLEKFAAPDPDKIVVGIVVLGGIFGEGIDLVGDTLTGVSIVSVGIPQVSPERNIMSEYYDYKFHNGFNFAYLYPAVSKILQAAGRLIRSETDTGFILLIDERYNKPQYRQLLPEDWEIEVANNMGELKELLGPDN, encoded by the coding sequence TTGGCAAACATTTCAGCTAAATCAGAAAACAATATTATTCATGTAGCAGCTAGAACTCTAGTTGAAACTCTATATCGTAGTGGAAGTATTAACCAGATTAACTACTCCAGCTTAAGTGCTAGAGAAGGTAGTCGAACTCATCAAGCTTTTGCAAATAAAATAAAAGCTGAATTTCGCAACTATGATATTACCTCTGAACTGAAATTAGATAGTATATATGAGTTCTCAAAGATCTCTTCAAATGAAGATAGTTCTGTTTTTGTCCCTAAGCAAAACTCTTTTTCAATCGATGCACTTGAAGTATCAGGGCGTGCTGATCTTTTATTACAGCCTATTAAAGATGAAAATAATATCAGTTTTTTTAATTTTGAAGAAAATCCAGAGGAAGACTTTATTATTGAGGTTAAAACAGTAAACCGACCTCTTAACGAGATACCATATGAAGGTGAAAAAATTCACTGGCTTCAATCAAAAATTTACACATACATGTACTGGAGTAATAAGCTCAAAACCGGACAAGAGATTCCTGATTCAATACCTTATGCTCTTGCGTATGTTTCTGTCGAAACCTTGGAATGTGATTTTAAATTTAAATATACCAGTTGGGATGACCTAGAGTCCTGGTTTGTTGAGACATGTAATAAATACATGAACATGGCTCTAAGCATCAAAGAGCGTGAAAATCGTCGTGACTTGAGTATTGAAAATATGGAATTCCCTTATACTCAGATACGTTCTGGACAAGAAGATTTTATGGATGAAGTTTATAGAAACATCCAAACCATAACACCACTAATAGCCCAAGCTCCAACCGGAACAGGGAAAACAATTTCCGCTCTCTTCCCTGCCATTAAACAATTAGCTAATCATAAGTTTGAGCATATTTTTTACTTAACTGCAAAAACTTCAACCAGAGTAGCTGCTGAAAATGCAATTGAGGACCTACGTCAAAATTCAGGTCTATTTTTGCGCTCTATTACATTGATGGCTAAAGAGCAAATCTGCCCTTATCATAAAGACTCAACAGATTGTCCTTATTCTTTAAACTATTATGACAACTTACCTGGTGCACTAGAAGACCTCTGGCCAATTCAAGATATTAATGCAGAGATAATAAAAAAAGTTTCAGAAAAACATAAGGTCTGCGCTTTTGAATTGAGTCTAGATGTATCTTTGCATTGCGATGTAATTATTTGTGATTATAATCATGTCTTCAACCCTAGAATTCAGCTTGAGCGCTATTTTTCCAAGCAGGGTCAACCTCAAATTGTCCTAGTTGACGAAGCGCACAACCTGATAGATAGATCTAGAGATATGTATTCTGCTACATTAGACAAAGAAGATTTTAACTACGTGAAGACTCTCTTGCCTAATGAAAACATGAGATTGTATTCATATAATGACTACATAATTAGTTATTTAAACAAACTAGAACATGCAATTTCTGAGGGTAAGGATGGATTTGATGAACTTGAGGTGAATTTAAATAATGCTGAGCGTACCCAAGATATCAGGGTTGTACAAGCAGAGAATTTTCGTGCTACAAATTCTAAGTTAAGAAATCTAAATGAAGCTTTACTTGCCTGGGTTCAGCATGCCAGAAACTTTTTGGAAGATATTATAGATCCAAAAGCCCATCGGAAACTAGTTGAAATAATTGGAGAAGTTAAGTTTTTTATAAGAATAACAGATGAATTTTGGAGTGATGCTTATGTTGCTTGTGCTAGAAAATTTAAGAACAATGTATATTTAAAATTAATATGTTTAGATACTTCTGCTGAGATAAGCAAGACCTATATAAATAAACATGCAGCAATTTTCTTCTCCGCTACATTAACACCTATTGAGTATTTTGCTTATAATTTCTGTGGAAATGAAAGAGATAATAGACCTAACACTTTGAGCTTATACTCCCCTTTCCCTCCAGAAAATTTAGAAGTATTTATAGCAGACTATGCTAAAACAACATATAAAGAAAGAAAAACTAGTGCCGCCCAAATTGCAAAATCTTTAGCTCTTTCAATACTTCTCAAAGGTGGTCAACAATTTGTTTATTTCCCATCATTTGCGTACATAGATCTTGTTGTGCCTCTGCTCAAGAAAATTTTGAACGGAAGAAATATAATTTGGGTAGAACAAGAGCGAAACATGAGTCAGAAAGAGCGCCAAAAATTCTTAGAAAAATTCGCCGCACCAGATCCAGATAAGATAGTTGTAGGTATAGTTGTGCTTGGAGGTATTTTTGGTGAAGGTATTGACCTTGTTGGTGATACATTAACAGGAGTATCCATAGTAAGTGTAGGCATTCCTCAAGTAAGTCCTGAGAGAAATATTATGTCAGAATATTATGATTATAAATTTCATAATGGCTTTAATTTCGCCTATTTGTATCCTGCAGTAAGTAAAATTCTTCAAGCAGCTGGTAGACTTATTCGCTCTGAAACTGATACAGGATTCATTCTTCTAATCGATGAGCGTTACAACAAACCACAGTACCGTCAATTACTTCCTGAAGATTGGGAAATTGAAGTAGCCAATAACATGGGAGAACTTAAGGAATTATTGGGTCCAGATAATTAA